The following proteins are encoded in a genomic region of Magnolia sinica isolate HGM2019 chromosome 1, MsV1, whole genome shotgun sequence:
- the LOC131244114 gene encoding glycine-rich cell wall structural protein 1-like, which yields MSLSTKWFPGLLLLLSILFHLSAITYGHFKEEGRFGGPLGRRFGGGCRFKYCGHRGGGGGLGGGGGFGGGGGAGGGVGGGGGIGGGGGGGVGGGAGGGVGGGGGLGGGGGGGLGGGSGHGGGFGAGGGVGGGAGGGIGGGGGAGGGGGGGIGGGSGHGGGFGVGGGVGGGAGGGVGGGGGAGGGGGGGVGGGSGHGGGFGAGGGIGGGAGGGVGGGGGFGGGGGGGAGGGSGHGGGFGAGGGVGGGAGGGVGGGGGLGGGGGGGVGGGAGHGGGFGAGGGVGGGAGGGGGLGAGGGAGGGGGLGGGGGAGGGGGLGGGAGGGGGLGGGAGAGGGLGGGAGAGGGLGGGGGAGGGGGLDGGAGGGGGLGGGAGGGGGLGGGAGGGGGLGGGASGGLGGGHGVGGSHGVGGGFGLGVGVGIGVGVGGGAGGGAGGGGGGR from the coding sequence ATGAGTCTTTCTACAAAATGGTTTCCTGGATTGCTTCTCCTTCTCAGCATTCTTTTCCATTTGAGTGCAATTACCTATGGACATTTCAAAGAAGAGGGTAGGTTTGGCGGGCCCCTCGGCAGGCGGTTTGGCGGTGGCTGCCGCTTTAAATACTGCGGCCACAGGGGCGGTGGGGGCGGTCTCGGTGGAGGAGGTGGGTTTGGAGGCGGGGGTGGTGCCGGTGGCGGTGTGGGTGGTGGCGGCGGCATTGGTGGTGGTGGAGGGGGTGGCGTTGGTGGTGGTGCAGGTGGAGGTGTTGGAGGGGGTGGTGGTTTGGGTGGCGGTGGCGGCGGCGGATTGGGCGGTGGGTCTGGTCATGGTGGAGGGTTTGGAGCGGGTGGTGGTGTCGGTGGCGGTGCTGGCGGTGGAATTGGTGGTGGAGGTGGTGCTGGTGGTGGTGGAGGTGGCGGCATTGGAGGTGGGTCCGGGCATGGTGGTGGGTTCGGAGTGGGTGGTGGAGTAGGAGGTGGCGCAGGGGGCGGTGTTGGGGGTGGTGGTGGTGCTGGTGGTGGAGGAGGTGGTGGTGTTGGGGGTGGGTCCGGACACGGTGGTGGATTCGGAGCGGGTGGTGGCATTGGAGGTGGTGCGGGAGGAGGCGTTGGAGGAGGTGGTGGTTTcggtggaggtggaggtggaggagctGGTGGTGGGTCTGGACATGGTGGAGGATTCGGTGCCGGCGGCGGTGTAGGAGGAGGGGCTGGTGGTGGTGTTGGCGGCGGTGGAGGCTTAGGAGGTGGCGGAGGTGGTGGTGTGGGTGGAGGTGCCGGTCATGGTGGCGGGTTCGGTGCAGGTGGTGGTGTAGGTGGCGGTGCTGGCGGGGGTGGAGGCTTAGGTGCAGGCGGTGGGGCCGGTGGCGGTGGAGGCTTAGGTGGCGGCGGTGGggctggtggtggtggtggtttaGGTGGTGGTGCCGGTGGCGGGGGAGGTTTGGGTGGTGGGGCTGGTGCCGGTGGGGGTTTGGGTGGTGGAGCTGGTGCCGGTGGAGGCTTAGGTGGAGGTGGTGGTGCTGGGGGTGGGGgaggtttggatggtggggccggTGGCGGTGGAGGTTTGGGCGGTGGGGCTGGGGGTGGCGGAGGCCTAGGTGGTGGGGCTGGGGGTGGCGGAGGCCTAGGAGGCGGCGCTAGTGGAGGACTCGGTGGTGGGCATGGAGTGGGTGGCAGTCATGGTGTTGGTGGTGGTTTTGGATTAGGGGTCGGGGTCGGTATCGGAGTTGGAGTTGGAGGTggtgcaggtggtggagctggtgGTGGAGGTGGCGGCCGATAA